The following proteins come from a genomic window of Microbacterium sulfonylureivorans:
- a CDS encoding DUF58 domain-containing protein, translating to MSLTESRLTRTSASTGSTGRTHVTSTSVTSAGRSRRLVRAAVWGAGAWTALAGGIAAAAAWCARTIRPAGVLVVAAATVGLGLGIVFGWVEWMVAGAAALVLLAASVPFLFGARSYDVDLSLTHERVVAGDGVTGEIVVRNDGHRLSLPGRIDIPVGAGLVEFGVPLLRPGHTVSQPLEIPGLRRGIVTVGPATTVRSDPIGLLRREHAFEDVHEVYVHPRTTTLPSTSAGLIRDLEGSPTRRLVDSDMSFHAIREYAPGDSRRQIHWKSTAKTGRLMVRQYEESRRSRMAVVLGVAEHEYADADEFELAVGCAASLGLRAVRDARDVEIVTGSEIPRVVRGRLRAIRHIPAGSPRPMLDGFSGVETLESTMPVAEVCRLTAESGDRLSIAFVVVGSKVTLTRLQQAALAFPVDTAVVAVICDERAHPRMQPLSALTVLTVGTLDDLSGLLLRGATA from the coding sequence ATGAGCCTCACCGAGTCCCGTCTCACCCGCACCTCGGCGTCCACCGGCAGCACCGGCCGCACGCACGTCACCTCGACGTCGGTGACGTCGGCCGGCCGCTCCCGGCGGCTGGTGCGCGCCGCCGTGTGGGGCGCCGGCGCGTGGACCGCGCTCGCCGGCGGGATCGCGGCGGCGGCGGCGTGGTGCGCGCGCACCATCCGTCCCGCGGGCGTCCTGGTGGTCGCCGCCGCCACGGTGGGTCTCGGTCTCGGCATCGTCTTCGGCTGGGTGGAGTGGATGGTCGCCGGAGCCGCCGCGCTCGTGCTGCTCGCGGCATCCGTCCCCTTCCTCTTCGGCGCGCGGTCCTACGACGTCGACCTCTCGCTCACGCACGAGCGGGTCGTCGCCGGCGACGGGGTGACGGGCGAGATCGTCGTGCGCAACGACGGGCACCGCCTCTCGCTGCCCGGCCGCATCGACATCCCGGTCGGCGCGGGGCTGGTGGAGTTCGGCGTGCCGCTGCTGCGGCCCGGTCACACGGTGTCGCAGCCGCTCGAGATCCCCGGGCTGCGTCGGGGCATCGTGACGGTCGGTCCTGCGACGACCGTGCGCAGCGATCCCATCGGCCTGCTCCGCCGCGAGCATGCGTTCGAGGACGTCCACGAGGTCTACGTGCACCCGCGCACGACGACGCTGCCGTCGACGAGCGCCGGGCTCATCCGCGACCTCGAGGGCAGCCCCACCCGCCGTCTGGTCGACTCCGACATGTCGTTCCACGCGATCCGCGAGTACGCCCCGGGCGACTCGCGACGTCAGATCCATTGGAAGTCCACGGCCAAGACCGGCCGGCTCATGGTCCGCCAGTACGAGGAGTCGAGGCGATCGCGCATGGCCGTCGTGCTCGGGGTGGCCGAGCACGAGTACGCCGACGCCGACGAGTTCGAGCTCGCCGTCGGATGCGCGGCTTCGCTCGGCCTGCGCGCCGTGCGCGACGCGCGCGACGTCGAGATCGTCACCGGGTCGGAGATCCCTCGGGTGGTGCGCGGACGCCTCCGTGCGATCCGGCACATCCCGGCCGGGTCGCCGCGCCCCATGCTCGACGGGTTCAGCGGGGTGGAGACCCTCGAGAGCACGATGCCCGTGGCCGAGGTGTGCAGGCTGACGGCGGAGTCGGGCGACCGGCTGTCCATCGCCTTCGTCGTCGTCGGCTCGAAGGTCACGCTGACCCGCCTCCAGCAGGCCGCGCTCGCCTTCCCGGTCGACACCGCCGTGGTCGCGGTGATCTGCGACGAGCGGGCGCACCCGCGCATGCAGCCGCTGTCGGCTCTCACCGTCCTCACCGTCGGCACCCTCGACGACCTGTCGGGTCTCCTCCTCCGGGGGGCGACCGCATGA
- a CDS encoding AAA family ATPase produces MTITQEQATWFEQTFAQLADNVERAVLGKRHVVELVLTAMLSDGHVLLEDVPGTGKTSLARAMGQTVQGTNTRIQFTPDLLPGDITGISVYDQKEGVFEFHAGPIFANIVLADEINRASPKTQSALLEVMEEGRVTIDGVTRQVGVPFLVLATQNPIEQAGTYRLPEAQLDRFMMRASLGYPDHAATVRILDGAAVATADLPPIITPQALVGMADLAAQVYVDALVLDYIARLVDSTRSADEVRLGVSIRGALALTRASRTRAVSQGRTYATPDDVKALAVPVLSHRLILHPEAEFDGVTQEAVIGQVLLDVAPPSRREAV; encoded by the coding sequence ATGACGATCACCCAGGAACAGGCCACCTGGTTCGAGCAGACGTTCGCTCAGCTCGCGGACAACGTGGAGCGCGCGGTTCTCGGCAAGCGGCACGTGGTCGAGCTCGTCCTCACCGCGATGCTCAGCGACGGCCATGTGCTGCTCGAGGATGTGCCGGGCACGGGCAAGACCTCGCTCGCGCGGGCGATGGGCCAGACCGTGCAGGGCACCAACACGCGCATCCAGTTCACGCCCGACCTCCTCCCCGGCGACATCACCGGCATCAGCGTGTACGACCAGAAGGAGGGCGTCTTCGAGTTCCACGCCGGCCCGATCTTCGCGAACATCGTGCTCGCCGACGAGATCAACCGCGCAAGCCCGAAGACGCAGTCCGCTCTTCTGGAGGTCATGGAGGAGGGGCGCGTCACGATCGACGGCGTGACGAGGCAGGTGGGCGTGCCGTTCCTCGTGCTCGCCACCCAGAACCCCATCGAGCAGGCGGGAACGTACCGACTGCCCGAGGCCCAGCTCGACCGATTCATGATGCGCGCGTCGCTCGGCTACCCCGACCACGCAGCCACCGTGCGCATCCTCGACGGCGCAGCAGTGGCGACCGCCGACCTCCCGCCGATCATCACGCCCCAGGCGCTCGTGGGCATGGCAGACCTCGCTGCGCAGGTGTACGTCGACGCCCTCGTGCTCGACTACATCGCCCGGCTCGTCGACAGCACGCGCTCGGCCGACGAGGTGCGGCTCGGCGTCAGCATCCGCGGAGCGCTCGCGCTCACGCGGGCCTCCCGCACGCGCGCCGTGTCGCAGGGTCGCACCTACGCGACCCCCGACGACGTGAAGGCGCTCGCCGTGCCGGTGCTGTCGCACCGCCTGATCCTGCATCCCGAGGCCGAGTTCGACGGCGTCACCCAGGAGGCCGTCATCGGCCAGGTCCTGCTCGACGTGGCGCCCCCCAGCCGTCGCGAGGCTGTATGA
- a CDS encoding transglutaminase-like domain-containing protein codes for MSRMRDAATRAERTPRFVPRIVAGSVFAAAVVGIAAVAAWPIYRSWHLLLLVGVSVLVAAAIAAVAWQRRWGGWLVSGALAIAFLVLGVPLAVPSRLGAPAEFLRGLGELTSGAVLAWKDLVTVELPIGAYRNLLVPALLVFLVGTCALLLLSWREDRVAYGAVPVALGMVSFGLFFGRTTVSAPLQLGPVMLHAPVETLLGVASLLACLLWLAWRTHDQRLRALQRAAASSGVRISRRPSRADRRRTVLGAAMVAGALVVAVGVVPFAARGAEREVLRTAVGPEIDLSAAVSPLAEYRSLFTDDRAEDVLFTVESDAALPARVRLATLDAYDGEVFRSGGEGAIDDGRFVRVPSTLDPGAGAPVEADVTIDGLDGIWMPTAGRLSGVEFSGDRAASLSDRFYYNAAAAAGVQTAGGGLEPGDRFLLHAVEPEAADLAEIEAPGGAGGAVAAPESLRAWVEEHVSGTGGAALAGLVSLLRERGYLSHGLTVGEEQPVWAAALPDYTFQPSASGHSLARIDAMFARLLEREVDSRAKESGNFVAAVGDDEQFAVAVALIARELGFPARVVLGARLGEVEPGLASCDEGVCRAQDLSAWTEVQSADGEWVAVDVTPQFAQSPSRDVTEQRDPEVVTEVRPDSVEEVIPPDPLQEDSATSESTEEAAGPELAWLWATLRTTGVALLILGLALGPFLVVIGAKASRRRSRRRNGAPAGRIAGGWEEYVDAAVDAGREAPRTHTRRELAAGFGSEAGLRLADTADRAVFSSGDETEADAEEYWRSVDEQRRLLTKERGFWRTLAVTVSLRSFVRHLAPATGARTRFAERGRRRAVQPVRSMP; via the coding sequence ATGAGTCGGATGAGGGATGCCGCGACCCGCGCCGAGCGCACGCCGCGGTTCGTGCCGCGCATCGTTGCGGGCTCCGTCTTCGCCGCGGCGGTCGTGGGGATCGCCGCCGTGGCTGCCTGGCCGATCTATCGCTCGTGGCATCTCCTCCTCCTCGTGGGGGTGTCGGTCCTCGTGGCCGCGGCGATCGCGGCCGTCGCGTGGCAGCGTCGCTGGGGCGGGTGGCTGGTCTCGGGTGCGCTGGCGATCGCGTTCCTGGTGCTCGGGGTGCCCCTGGCCGTGCCGTCTCGGCTGGGCGCGCCTGCCGAGTTCCTCCGCGGGCTGGGTGAGCTGACCTCCGGCGCCGTGCTGGCCTGGAAGGACCTCGTCACCGTCGAGCTGCCCATCGGGGCGTACCGCAATCTCCTGGTGCCCGCGCTCCTCGTCTTCCTCGTCGGCACGTGCGCGCTCCTGCTGCTCTCCTGGCGTGAGGATCGCGTGGCGTACGGTGCCGTGCCCGTCGCTCTGGGGATGGTCTCGTTCGGGCTCTTCTTCGGCCGCACCACGGTCAGCGCGCCGCTGCAGCTCGGCCCGGTCATGCTCCATGCGCCGGTCGAGACCCTGCTCGGGGTCGCCAGTCTCCTCGCCTGCCTGCTGTGGCTGGCATGGCGGACTCACGATCAGCGCCTCCGTGCGCTGCAGCGGGCCGCGGCATCCAGCGGCGTCCGCATCTCGCGACGCCCCTCGCGTGCGGACCGCCGCCGCACGGTGCTGGGCGCCGCGATGGTCGCGGGCGCGCTGGTCGTCGCCGTCGGCGTCGTGCCGTTCGCCGCCCGCGGCGCGGAGCGCGAGGTGCTCCGCACGGCCGTCGGCCCCGAGATCGACCTGTCGGCGGCGGTGAGCCCCCTGGCCGAGTACCGGTCGCTGTTCACAGACGACCGTGCCGAGGACGTGCTGTTCACGGTGGAGTCCGACGCCGCGCTTCCCGCGCGGGTGCGTCTGGCGACTCTGGACGCCTACGACGGCGAGGTGTTCCGCAGCGGCGGCGAGGGCGCCATCGACGACGGGCGCTTCGTGCGCGTGCCGTCGACACTCGATCCGGGCGCGGGAGCGCCGGTCGAGGCCGATGTCACGATCGACGGCCTCGACGGGATCTGGATGCCGACCGCGGGCAGGCTGTCCGGTGTCGAGTTCTCGGGCGACCGCGCCGCATCGCTCTCGGACCGGTTCTACTACAACGCCGCCGCAGCGGCGGGGGTGCAGACGGCCGGCGGCGGGCTCGAGCCGGGAGACCGATTCCTCCTCCACGCGGTGGAGCCGGAGGCGGCCGACCTCGCCGAGATCGAGGCGCCCGGCGGTGCGGGAGGCGCCGTCGCCGCGCCGGAGAGCCTCCGGGCGTGGGTCGAGGAGCACGTGTCGGGCACCGGCGGTGCAGCATTGGCCGGTCTGGTCTCGCTGCTGCGCGAACGCGGATACCTCAGCCACGGTCTGACCGTCGGCGAGGAGCAGCCGGTGTGGGCGGCGGCGCTTCCCGACTACACGTTCCAGCCGAGCGCGTCGGGTCATTCGCTCGCTCGCATCGACGCCATGTTCGCGCGACTCCTCGAGCGCGAAGTCGACTCCCGCGCGAAGGAGTCCGGCAACTTCGTCGCTGCCGTCGGAGACGACGAGCAGTTCGCCGTCGCGGTCGCGCTCATCGCCCGCGAGCTGGGCTTCCCTGCCCGCGTGGTCCTCGGGGCGCGTCTGGGCGAGGTCGAGCCGGGACTGGCATCGTGCGACGAGGGTGTGTGCCGCGCGCAGGATCTCTCCGCATGGACCGAGGTCCAGTCCGCCGACGGCGAATGGGTGGCGGTCGACGTGACGCCGCAGTTCGCGCAGTCGCCGAGCCGGGACGTCACCGAGCAGCGCGATCCGGAGGTCGTCACCGAGGTCCGCCCCGACTCCGTCGAGGAGGTCATCCCACCCGACCCGCTGCAGGAGGACTCCGCGACGAGCGAGTCCACGGAGGAGGCTGCCGGGCCCGAGCTCGCGTGGCTCTGGGCGACGCTGCGCACCACCGGCGTCGCGCTCCTGATCCTGGGACTCGCGCTCGGGCCGTTCCTCGTGGTCATCGGCGCCAAGGCGTCCCGCCGTCGGAGCCGTCGGCGCAATGGCGCGCCCGCCGGGCGCATCGCCGGCGGGTGGGAGGAATACGTGGATGCCGCGGTGGATGCGGGCCGGGAGGCCCCGCGCACCCACACCCGGCGCGAGCTGGCCGCCGGGTTCGGGTCCGAGGCCGGGCTGCGACTCGCCGACACCGCCGATCGCGCCGTATTCTCTTCCGGAGACGAGACGGAGGCCGACGCCGAGGAGTACTGGCGCTCGGTCGACGAGCAGCGACGCCTCCTCACGAAGGAGCGAGGGTTCTGGCGAACGCTTGCCGTGACCGTATCGTTGAGATCGTTCGTCAGACACCTGGCACCCGCGACGGGTGCCCGCACGCGTTTCGCCGAGAGGGGGAGGCGCCGGGCCGTCCAGCCCGTGCGTTCGATGCCATGA
- a CDS encoding Ig-like domain-containing protein, with amino-acid sequence MRRRTVAGLVAAGAVVAVVVGASIVWPGLDAQETPEVDTAVWALQTGEGRRYARVNTSVGELDTVRGISNPDKVVQTGDAAYIFSDSLTKVTRIDEALPTDLDEEALRASASTPSGTTDVVTAGDFVAYRTDAGSLFAGQLSSGDAAQLDPFPSDDEDAPQYTADAIAVDDRGILFAYSREDASVMRYDIRSGDVKGRDPLDAEGLAAPAITAAGDLWAVVDTEDGDVWLPGSDAATQAATTGPVVVSEPDAAGTDVYLADETTLVRVPVDGSAFETEAGGPTDVLGTAARPIVQDGVVYAAWLGQGESGGTLWRSDGDQVALDYGVESIADERRPVFVASDEAVILNDTRSGWAWTVPDGELIPSSQDWTLDDRTDPAAVPSEEQLTVVIDPKPPIAEPDAFGVRAGSLTTLPVLMNDHDPNEDVLSIDPASVAGLDPGFGSVSITDDGQRFAVRTAPGASGSATFSYAVTDGTSDGGLLSKTTTVTLTVAGASVDSAPEWCGVERCLVEWPEPEVARGGTLTVPVLPGWVDPEGDPLLLLSVENKSTVGTVAATPAGDVVYQHSDDGEGGEQLIELAVTIADTEGKTTQKSLLVRVSPEPQLQAQSFAVLDTVDAALTVDVAPHVTGTAGMLTLDSVRVLDDAKATATVVDGTTEFDFSAREPGTFRVDFTVTDGTTDVTGTARITLLPADAAAELATSPVVAFVHPQQDATLDVFAAVSNPTRRVLLLSDVVATADSGATLSVDAVGQNDLRVSGTTETGGAGRLGTVSYVVSDGTEDEGSQVQGEATVYLLPLAPELAPIAVDDSVVVRAGAQIDIPVLENDIAPAGGRPTLNPASVVSSSDDALAFGAGDLLRYLAPTEPGEYTIDYSVFTTGAPALADTARVRVRVLADDLNRAPVPDTLEGRVLSGQSALIEFDGFGMDPDGDVVTLDRIVEQPDRGAATISADGASILYSSVPGDSGQVSFRYRVVDAFGDAGEASVRIGVLDSEANPSPVTFTDYVQVQAGEGNTIRVSPLANDVDPTLGSLAITDVRPDLPATLMDGDDNPEFARLDDRILRSDDATVVIEAGSEPTTMSFLYDIESSSGNTGRGLIVVKVVRESVPDYPVVADTMLTAETREDFPDGVDVLSDKATWSGGDVSDLDVSLWGDPDGVSVDGWEIEGDLPARTRLIPFAVTGEGASGEVTTYAFLRVPGDDDLALTIRAGVAPPEVTELESVTFDMADLVAKPRGSSIEVGTDVRVSGARDEARCVVESGTVVRYDSGAGAPWADSCQVPVRLQNQDDWTYLSVPIIVNALDPQPVLRPGSMTVGPGETATFDLRDMTTWQLRQDWDGIQYAVEYAGSAFDVSLDGSTVTVTGDDRATPGSEEAAIVSVTSHTAVPSVRLILRVGAAPSTLPQGGSATQQCSQAAGTSCSISVIGAGGEVNPLPRTPLEVVSVRPAGACSGVSFEVESSTSVLASWTQDAPGATCTATFSVRDAQGRSTNAERDGRVLLDLLGYPKTPASVAQTAYDDGTVTLRVDPGEARLAYPALTGFVIRSNGAEVAECAADGVCPAIAAPNGEERTYEATAVNDVGESPSSVRTLAWAYDPPPSPSRVEVSPVVTAGEGGVVSLAIEGIDPAETGRIEIASQTGETVSIPVSRRQTRLDVSDYRVGTNSATQITVTPYSRFEIPPGLAGSTSGAAVTVSGNGVGAPQNVTLSLSSRSTGDGRSTVSAVATASPNGTGSELRYDIVPENERGSCSPGAGASSESFPDLEDGREYRFFVCVESWYGDRSFGRGTAEGSVRAEQSRESPTGWTFAVDPAPRVVGQRARWHITDTPTSPEQPPRNNDVVFDGWGPGTSIFDRDPAIDVRYVHRLWGTSTPSARVAPAAGSAPYQVQASWTLTSCVGGSTLALGSSSSNGDANVVFANDGLVYRDEDGAVLPHTAGTFDVPLGAVSVEGIGVTVGWASTGWNLSPATSSFGGECDPGADPPPTP; translated from the coding sequence ATGCGCCGGAGGACCGTCGCCGGCCTCGTCGCGGCGGGGGCCGTCGTCGCGGTCGTCGTCGGCGCGAGCATCGTCTGGCCGGGCCTCGACGCGCAGGAGACGCCGGAGGTCGACACCGCGGTGTGGGCGCTGCAGACCGGCGAAGGACGCCGCTACGCGCGCGTGAACACCTCCGTCGGAGAGCTCGACACCGTCCGGGGCATCAGCAACCCCGACAAGGTCGTGCAGACCGGCGACGCCGCCTACATCTTCAGCGACAGCCTGACGAAGGTCACGCGCATCGACGAGGCGCTCCCGACCGACCTCGACGAGGAGGCGCTGCGCGCATCGGCGTCGACGCCGTCGGGAACGACCGACGTCGTCACCGCGGGCGACTTCGTCGCGTACCGGACCGACGCGGGCTCCCTGTTCGCGGGTCAGCTCTCATCGGGCGACGCGGCCCAGCTCGACCCGTTCCCCTCCGACGACGAGGACGCCCCGCAGTACACCGCCGACGCGATCGCCGTCGACGACCGCGGCATCCTGTTCGCGTACTCGCGTGAGGACGCCTCCGTGATGCGCTACGACATCCGCTCCGGAGACGTGAAGGGCCGCGACCCGCTCGACGCCGAGGGACTCGCGGCGCCGGCGATCACCGCGGCCGGCGATCTGTGGGCGGTGGTCGACACCGAGGACGGCGACGTGTGGCTGCCGGGATCGGATGCCGCGACCCAGGCGGCCACGACGGGCCCCGTCGTCGTGAGCGAGCCGGATGCCGCAGGGACGGACGTCTACCTCGCGGACGAGACGACGCTCGTGCGGGTGCCGGTCGACGGCTCCGCCTTCGAGACCGAGGCCGGCGGGCCGACCGATGTGCTGGGCACCGCTGCGCGCCCCATCGTCCAGGACGGGGTGGTGTACGCGGCGTGGCTCGGCCAGGGCGAGAGCGGCGGCACGCTGTGGCGCTCCGACGGCGATCAGGTCGCCCTCGACTACGGCGTCGAGTCGATCGCGGACGAGCGGCGCCCCGTGTTCGTCGCGAGCGACGAGGCCGTGATCCTCAACGACACTCGGTCGGGGTGGGCGTGGACGGTCCCGGACGGCGAGCTGATCCCGTCGAGCCAGGACTGGACGCTCGACGACAGGACCGATCCCGCCGCCGTGCCCAGTGAGGAGCAGCTCACGGTCGTCATCGATCCGAAGCCCCCCATCGCCGAGCCGGACGCCTTCGGCGTGCGCGCGGGCAGCCTCACGACGCTGCCGGTCCTGATGAACGACCACGACCCGAACGAGGATGTGCTGAGCATCGATCCCGCTTCGGTGGCCGGGCTCGATCCGGGCTTCGGCTCCGTGTCGATCACCGACGACGGCCAGCGCTTCGCCGTCCGCACGGCGCCGGGGGCCTCCGGGTCGGCGACGTTCTCGTACGCGGTCACCGACGGCACCTCCGACGGAGGCCTGCTGTCGAAGACGACGACCGTGACGCTCACGGTGGCCGGGGCATCCGTCGACTCCGCCCCCGAGTGGTGCGGAGTCGAACGCTGCCTCGTCGAGTGGCCCGAGCCCGAGGTCGCGCGCGGCGGGACACTGACCGTGCCCGTCCTTCCCGGGTGGGTGGACCCGGAGGGCGACCCGCTGCTGCTCCTGTCGGTCGAGAACAAGAGCACGGTCGGCACCGTCGCCGCGACTCCGGCGGGCGACGTCGTCTACCAGCACAGCGATGACGGCGAGGGCGGCGAGCAGTTGATCGAGCTCGCGGTCACGATCGCCGACACGGAGGGGAAGACGACGCAGAAGTCGCTGCTCGTGAGGGTGTCGCCCGAGCCGCAGCTCCAGGCGCAGTCCTTCGCCGTCCTCGACACCGTCGACGCGGCCCTGACGGTCGACGTCGCGCCGCACGTGACCGGAACTGCGGGGATGCTGACGCTCGACTCGGTGCGCGTGCTCGACGACGCGAAGGCGACGGCGACCGTCGTCGACGGCACGACGGAGTTCGACTTCTCGGCGCGAGAGCCCGGGACGTTCCGTGTCGACTTCACCGTCACCGACGGCACGACCGATGTGACGGGCACCGCCCGCATCACCCTGCTCCCGGCCGACGCGGCGGCCGAGCTGGCGACGTCGCCGGTCGTCGCGTTCGTCCACCCGCAGCAGGACGCCACCCTCGACGTGTTCGCCGCGGTCTCCAACCCGACGCGGCGCGTGCTGCTGCTGAGCGATGTCGTGGCGACGGCCGACTCCGGCGCGACGCTCTCGGTCGACGCGGTCGGGCAGAACGACCTTCGGGTGTCGGGCACCACCGAGACCGGCGGCGCCGGTCGCCTCGGCACGGTGTCGTACGTCGTCAGCGACGGCACCGAGGACGAGGGCTCGCAGGTGCAGGGCGAGGCCACCGTCTATCTGCTTCCGCTCGCGCCCGAGCTCGCCCCGATCGCGGTCGACGACTCGGTCGTCGTGCGCGCCGGGGCCCAGATCGACATCCCCGTCCTGGAGAACGACATCGCGCCGGCGGGCGGCCGACCGACCCTCAATCCGGCCTCCGTCGTGTCGTCGAGCGACGATGCGCTGGCGTTCGGGGCGGGGGACCTGCTGCGGTACCTCGCGCCGACGGAGCCCGGCGAGTACACCATCGACTACTCGGTGTTCACGACCGGGGCGCCTGCCCTCGCCGACACCGCGCGGGTGCGGGTGCGGGTGCTCGCGGACGACCTCAACCGCGCCCCCGTGCCCGACACCCTCGAAGGCCGCGTGCTCAGCGGCCAGTCCGCGCTGATCGAGTTCGACGGCTTCGGCATGGATCCGGACGGCGACGTCGTGACGCTCGACCGGATCGTCGAGCAGCCCGACCGCGGCGCCGCGACGATCTCGGCGGACGGGGCATCCATCCTCTATTCGAGCGTGCCGGGTGACAGCGGGCAGGTGTCGTTCCGCTATCGCGTCGTCGATGCGTTCGGCGACGCCGGCGAGGCCTCCGTGCGGATCGGCGTGCTCGACAGCGAGGCGAACCCGAGTCCGGTGACGTTCACGGACTACGTGCAGGTGCAGGCGGGCGAGGGCAACACCATCCGCGTGAGCCCGCTGGCCAACGACGTCGATCCGACGCTGGGCTCGCTCGCGATCACCGACGTGCGGCCCGACCTCCCGGCCACGCTCATGGACGGCGACGACAACCCCGAGTTCGCCCGCCTCGACGATCGGATCCTCCGCTCGGACGACGCCACGGTGGTCATCGAGGCGGGGTCCGAGCCGACCACGATGTCGTTCCTGTACGACATCGAATCGAGCTCGGGCAACACCGGCCGGGGCCTCATCGTCGTGAAGGTGGTCCGCGAGAGCGTTCCCGACTACCCCGTCGTCGCCGACACGATGCTGACGGCGGAGACCCGCGAGGACTTCCCCGACGGCGTCGATGTGCTCTCCGACAAGGCCACCTGGTCGGGAGGGGACGTCTCCGACCTCGACGTGTCGCTGTGGGGCGACCCTGACGGCGTCTCGGTCGACGGCTGGGAGATCGAGGGCGATCTGCCCGCGCGGACCCGACTCATCCCGTTCGCCGTCACCGGTGAGGGGGCGTCGGGAGAGGTGACGACCTACGCGTTCCTCCGCGTTCCCGGCGACGACGACCTCGCCCTCACGATCCGTGCCGGCGTGGCACCGCCGGAGGTGACGGAGCTCGAGTCGGTGACCTTCGACATGGCGGACCTCGTCGCCAAGCCCCGGGGGAGCAGCATCGAGGTCGGGACGGATGTGCGCGTCTCGGGAGCCCGTGACGAAGCGAGGTGCGTCGTCGAGTCGGGCACGGTGGTGCGCTACGACTCGGGCGCCGGCGCGCCGTGGGCGGACTCCTGCCAGGTGCCGGTGCGCCTCCAGAACCAGGATGACTGGACCTACCTCTCGGTCCCGATCATCGTGAACGCGCTCGACCCGCAGCCCGTGCTGCGGCCCGGATCGATGACCGTCGGGCCCGGGGAGACGGCCACGTTCGACCTGCGCGACATGACGACGTGGCAGCTCCGGCAGGACTGGGACGGCATCCAGTACGCCGTCGAGTACGCGGGATCGGCCTTCGACGTCTCGCTCGACGGGTCGACCGTCACCGTCACCGGCGACGACCGCGCGACCCCCGGCTCGGAGGAGGCGGCGATCGTCTCGGTCACGAGTCACACGGCCGTCCCGTCGGTGCGCCTGATCCTCCGCGTCGGAGCGGCGCCCTCGACCCTGCCGCAGGGCGGCTCCGCGACGCAGCAGTGCTCGCAGGCGGCCGGCACATCCTGCTCGATCTCGGTCATCGGCGCCGGCGGCGAGGTGAATCCGCTGCCGCGGACGCCGCTCGAGGTCGTCTCCGTGCGACCGGCGGGCGCGTGTTCGGGCGTGAGCTTCGAGGTCGAGTCGTCCACCTCCGTCCTCGCCTCGTGGACGCAGGACGCCCCGGGCGCGACCTGCACGGCGACGTTCTCCGTTCGCGACGCACAGGGCAGGTCGACCAACGCGGAGCGCGACGGCCGCGTGCTGCTCGACCTGCTCGGCTATCCGAAGACGCCCGCGAGCGTGGCCCAGACGGCGTACGACGACGGCACCGTCACGCTCCGCGTCGACCCGGGCGAGGCGCGCCTGGCGTATCCGGCGCTGACCGGCTTCGTCATCCGCTCGAACGGCGCCGAGGTGGCGGAGTGCGCGGCCGACGGGGTGTGCCCGGCGATCGCAGCGCCCAACGGCGAGGAGCGCACGTACGAGGCCACCGCCGTCAACGACGTCGGGGAGTCCCCGTCGAGCGTCCGGACGCTGGCGTGGGCGTACGACCCGCCGCCCTCCCCGTCGCGCGTGGAGGTGAGCCCCGTCGTGACCGCCGGCGAGGGGGGCGTCGTCTCGCTGGCCATCGAGGGCATCGATCCCGCCGAGACGGGCCGGATCGAGATCGCGAGCCAGACCGGCGAGACGGTGAGCATTCCGGTCTCCCGCAGGCAGACGCGACTGGATGTATCGGACTACCGGGTCGGCACGAACTCCGCGACGCAGATCACCGTGACCCCGTACTCGCGGTTCGAGATCCCGCCCGGGCTCGCGGGATCGACGTCGGGCGCTGCGGTGACCGTGTCGGGGAACGGCGTCGGCGCCCCCCAGAACGTCACGCTGTCGCTCTCGTCCCGCTCGACCGGCGACGGCCGATCGACGGTCTCGGCCGTCGCCACCGCATCCCCGAACGGCACCGGATCCGAGCTGCGCTACGACATCGTCCCCGAGAACGAACGCGGGAGCTGCTCCCCCGGGGCCGGCGCTTCCAGCGAGTCCTTCCCCGACCTCGAGGACGGGCGCGAGTACCGCTTCTTCGTGTGCGTGGAGTCCTGGTACGGGGATCGATCGTTCGGTCGAGGCACCGCCGAGGGCAGCGTGCGGGCCGAGCAGAGCCGCGAGTCGCCGACAGGGTGGACGTTCGCGGTGGATCCGGCCCCTCGCGTCGTAGGACAGCGGGCCCGGTGGCACATCACCGACACGCCGACCTCGCCGGAGCAGCCGCCGCGCAACAACGACGTCGTGTTCGACGGCTGGGGGCCCGGGACGAGCATCTTCGATCGGGACCCGGCCATCGACGTGCGCTACGTCCACCGCCTGTGGGGCACGAGCACGCCCAGCGCTCGCGTCGCGCCGGCCGCCGGCAGCGCCCCCTATCAGGTGCAGGCGAGCTGGACGCTGACCTCGTGCGTCGGGGGCTCCACGCTCGCGCTCGGGTCATCCTCGAGCAACGGAGACGCCAACGTCGTCTTCGCGAACGACGGTCTCGTCTATCGCGATGAGGACGGCGCGGTGCTGCCGCACACCGCCGGCACGTTCGACGTGCCCCTCGGCGCCGTCAGCGTCGAGGGCATCGGCGTGACGGTCGGCTGGGCGTCGACGGGGTGGAACCTCAGCCCTGCGACATCGTCGTTCGGCGGCGAGTGCGATCCCGGCGCGGACCCGCCGCCCACCCCGTAG